One genomic segment of Paenibacillus xylanexedens includes these proteins:
- a CDS encoding AbrB family transcriptional regulator: MELMRKLGSHVVFRFFLSLGVSVLGGLLFTAIHTPIPWLLGPMVFMLLGSQVAKWPLMWPASIRDYGILIVGYSIGLTLTKEALHGILQQLPMMLLMTLLLIGLCVITAYIASKVTDFDFPSLLVGSIPGGLSQMVSLAEEMKSINLTLVTFLQVTRLIMIVFCVPFLLFSPWIGGTAGGGLDHPFIDVATWGSLFPEILVYAPLCVAGAWVARKLRFPTAFMLGPMIVMCVVQLSTSMHTPSLPTSLLNVSQLMIGSHVGLMLKPEQLQRKTQTVTLAVMSSVLLIVGALGLSYLLMNVFSLSAATSLLSMAPGGMDQMSIMAHEVNADLSVVSGYQLFRILFIFFIVSSVLKMILVHMLKEKKADPSLQ; this comes from the coding sequence ATGGAACTGATGCGCAAGCTTGGTTCCCACGTTGTCTTTCGGTTTTTTCTTAGTCTGGGTGTCTCTGTTCTTGGCGGATTGCTGTTCACAGCCATTCATACACCAATCCCGTGGTTGCTCGGGCCAATGGTATTTATGCTGCTTGGCTCCCAAGTCGCCAAATGGCCCCTCATGTGGCCTGCCTCCATTCGGGACTATGGCATTCTGATTGTTGGTTATTCGATTGGACTCACCTTAACAAAAGAGGCACTTCACGGCATTTTGCAACAACTTCCCATGATGCTTTTGATGACCTTGCTGTTAATCGGATTGTGTGTAATTACGGCCTACATCGCTTCAAAGGTAACCGACTTTGATTTCCCCTCCCTACTGGTGGGCAGCATTCCAGGAGGACTATCCCAGATGGTGTCCCTTGCAGAAGAGATGAAATCCATCAATCTGACGCTAGTTACCTTTTTGCAGGTGACCCGGCTGATCATGATTGTCTTCTGTGTTCCGTTCCTGCTGTTCAGTCCGTGGATTGGAGGTACCGCAGGTGGAGGTTTGGATCATCCGTTCATTGACGTAGCGACGTGGGGTTCCCTTTTTCCGGAGATTCTTGTCTATGCTCCGCTCTGTGTAGCGGGTGCATGGGTTGCACGCAAACTCCGATTTCCGACGGCCTTTATGCTGGGTCCCATGATTGTCATGTGTGTCGTTCAATTAAGTACATCGATGCACACACCCAGTCTGCCAACCTCCCTCTTAAACGTATCGCAATTGATGATTGGCAGTCACGTTGGATTGATGCTCAAGCCGGAACAGTTGCAACGCAAGACACAGACAGTCACGCTAGCGGTGATGAGTAGTGTACTGCTCATTGTTGGTGCGCTTGGATTGAGTTATCTGTTAATGAATGTGTTCTCCCTCTCCGCGGCAACCTCACTACTCAGTATGGCCCCTGGCGGGATGGATCAGATGAGTATCATGGCACATGAAGTGAATGCCGATCTTTCGGTTGTATCCGGGTATCAATTGTTCCGCATCCTGTTTATCTTTTTCATCGTCTCTTCCGTACTGAAGATGATTCTTGTACATATGTTAAAAGAAAAGAAAGCAGATCCCTCACTTCAATGA